A genome region from Canis lupus dingo isolate Sandy chromosome 7, ASM325472v2, whole genome shotgun sequence includes the following:
- the LOC112648004 gene encoding LOW QUALITY PROTEIN: tubulin beta chain (The sequence of the model RefSeq protein was modified relative to this genomic sequence to represent the inferred CDS: deleted 1 base in 1 codon; substituted 1 base at 1 genomic stop codon) — MYYNEATGGKYVPCPMLVDLEPGTMDSVRSGPLGQIFRPENFVFGQSGAGNNWAKGHYTEGAELVDSILDVVQKEAESCDCLQGFQLTHSLGRGTGSGMGTLLISKIREEYLDRIMNTFSVVPSPKVSDTVVEPYNVTLSIHQLVENTDEIYCIENEALYDICFRTLKLTTPTYGDLNHLVSATMSGVTTCFRIPGQLNADLRKLAVNMVPFPRLHFFMPGFAPLTSRGSQQYQALTVPELTRQGFDAKNMMAACDPRHGHYLTVAAVFRGWMSMKEVDEQMLNVQNKNSSYFVEWIPNNVKSAVALWPQDGVKMAVTFIGNSTAIQELFKRISEQFTAMFRGKAFLHWYAGXGMDKMEFTKAESNMNDLVSEYQQYQDAIAEEEEDFGEEAKEEA; from the exons ATGTACTACAATGAAGCTACAGGTGGCAAATACGTACCTTGCCCTATGTTGGTGGATCTAGAACCCGGGACCATGGACTCTGTTCGCTCAGGTCCTTTAGGGCAGATATTCAGACCAGAAAACTTTGTTTTTGGGCAGTCTGGGGCTGGCAACAACTGGGCCAAGGGCCACTACACAGAGGGGGCTGAGCTagtggactcaatcctggatgtGGTGCAGAAGGAAGCTGAGAGCTGTGACTGCCTGCAGGGCTTCCAGCTGACCCACTCACTGGGCAGGGGCACGGGTTCTGGCATGGGCACGCTGCTCATCAGCAAGATCCGAGAAGAGTACCTTGACCGCATCATGAACACCTTCAGTGTGGTGCCCTCCCCCAAAGTGTCTGACACAGTGGTTGAGCCCTACAATGTCACCCTCTCCATCCATCAGTTGGTAGAGAACACAGATGAGATCTATTGCATTGAAAATGAGGCCCTGTATGACATCTGCTTCCGCACCCTCAAGCTGACCACGCCAACCTATGGGGACCTCAACCACCTTGTCTCAGCCACCATGAGTGGTGTCACCACCTGCTTCCGCATCCCTGGTCAGCTCAATGCTGACCTCCGCAAGCTGGCAGTCAACATGGTGCCCTTCCCACGTCTCCACTTCTTCATGCCTGGCTTTGCACCTCTGACCAGCCGTGGAAGCCAGCAGTATCAGGCCCTCACTGTGCCTGAACTCACCAGGCAAGGCTTTGATGCCAAGAACATGATGGCTGCCTGTGACCCCCGCCATGGCCATTACCTCACTGTGGCTGCTGTCTTCCGTGGGTGGATGTCCATGAAGGAGGTAGATGAGCAGATGCTCAATGTGCAAAACAAGAATAGTAGTTACTTCGTGGAATGGATCCCCAACAATGTCAAGTCCGCTGTGGCCCTGTGGCCTCAAGATGGC GTCAAGATGGCAGTCACCTTCATTGGAAATAGCACGGCCATCCAGGAGCTTTTCAAGCGCATCTCAGAGCAGTTCACAGCCATGTTCCGGGGCAAGGCCTTCCTCCACTGGTACGCAGGTTAAGGCATGGACAAGATGGAGTTCACCAAAGCTGAGAGCAACATGAACGACCTTGTCTCTGAGTACCAGCAGTACCAGGATGCCATCGCAGAAGAAGAAGAGGATTTTGGTGAGGAGGCCAAAGAGGAGGCTTAA